The genomic window ATTTTCGGGGAACGCTCAACCCAAAGACTGGCTATGCGTTTGCTGATTAAACAAATATTCCCCCAGTCCCTAGCTAATTACCTGTTGCAGTCCATCCGAAAATCTCTGACGATATCAGACCCTAGGTTAACATCCTCGTCTTAAACTCAATTCTGGGAAGACTAGCCTACAATTATCCGATTTTTTAGAGGATATTTGTTACCCCCAAAAAAAAAATAAGAATTAATTGGTGTATGATTTCCAAAAAAATAAAGTCTATATTTTCAGGAGAATATATCCGAAATGTCGGCTGGTTGGGGGGAGCCGAATTGTGCAATCGCGTCTTTCGTTTAGCCACAACGGTTACCCTAGCGCGGACCTTTAGTACAGAAGACTATGGACTGATGGCGATCGTTTATAGTGTGGTCGAATTAGCCAATGTCTTTACCCTGCGGCAAGGGATTGGGGCGAAAATTATTCAAGCCGATCGCCAAGATATCCAAGTGATTAGCAATACCTCCTACTGGCTAAACTGGATGTTATGTATTTTCATCTTTTTTGCCCAGGCGATCGGGGCTTTTGTTATTTCTAAATTGTACCACAATGACCGCTTAATTTTACCCGTCACCACCGCAGGCATCATTTATCTCATGATGCCGCTTTATTTAATTCATTCTGCCCTGATTCAACGCCAAAATCGTCTCAAAATCATTGCCTTATGTAATGGTATCCAATCCTTCTTGTCAAATATTATTACCGTAACTTTAGCTTTAATGGGGTTTGGAATCTGGGCGATCGTCTGGCCAATGGTTTTAACCACCCCCGTCTGGATTATCATAAGCTGGAAATATCAATCATGGCGGCCTCCGACCTCTTTTAAACTCACCCAGTGGCAAGAAATTACTACCTTTGGCGGCAATCTGTTAGGCATTGAACTCTTGGGACGGGTGAGGGGAAGCCTCGATTACCTAATTATTGGACACTTCCTGGGCATCGATGCCTTGGGACTCTACTATTTTGCCTTTAATGCGGGATTAGGCATTAGCCTAAATGTTATCAATGCCTTTAATTCCGCACTTTTCCCTTATTTTTGTCAAGTTCAAACTCAACTGGCTCAACTGAAACACCGCTTTTGGAGTAGTCTCAAAAAAACTTATCTCGTGATCACCCCTTTGATTCTATTACAGGCCAGTTTAGCCCCCTTTTATGTTCCCATCATTTTTGGAGAACAATGGAAACCCGCTATTCCCATTTTAATCCTAATATGCTTATCAGCCCTGCCTTTATCCTTAGCAATTTCGTGTTTTTATCTCCTCAATGCCACAGGTAGACCGCATATTAGCCTGTACTGGAATATCGGATTCACCCTCTTGTTTGCCCTGTTTATTTTAGTGGCAGTTCAAGGGGGAATTGTCTGGGTCGCTGTGGCGGTGTTGCTGTATCAGTTTGTAACAGTTCCTCCTTTCATGATGTGGTGTCTTAACTATGTATTTAAAAACCAGGTTAAGGCTTCCAACTCCCCCTCATAAGTCCATGAATAGTCCCTTTAATTGGAGGCTTCAAAAATGCCAATAATTTCCATCATCATCCCGGCTTATAACGCCGAAACAACTATTTTAGAAACTTTAAATTCGGTTCAAAATCAGACCTTTTTGGATTGGGAAGCGATTGTCATAGATGATGGTTCTACCGATTGCACCAGGCAGATTGTCAATGGAATGAACGACCCGAGAATTCAGGTATTTTCCTATCCCAATGCTGGGGTAGCGATGGCCCGAAATCAAGGACTTATGAAGGCAACCGGAGACTATATTGCCTTTCTGGATGCCGATGATTTATGGATTCCCGATAAATTAGAACTGCAACTGAGGGCTTTACAAGACCATCCCGAGGCAGGAGTTGCCTATAGTTGGAATTATTACCAGTATGAAAATCCATCGGATTCTTATGCGGATATTTCCCAAAGGTTTGAAGGCAACGTTTATGCAGATTTGTTGATTAAAAACTTTCTTCAAAATGGGTCAAACCCTTTAGTAAGAAAAGAAGCGATCGCCTCGGTGGGACTCTTTGACCCCACCATCAAATCTTGTGAAGATTGGGACTATTATTTACGACTGGCCCGCAACTGGCCCTTTGTTTTAGTCCCAAAAGTCCAAGTGATCTATCGACAATCTTCCGATTCCGTTAGTTCTAATATTGAAGTCATGGAGGATTATCTGTTGCTGTTAATCAATCGCACCTTTGAATCAGTCCCTCAAGAATTAAAGCCGTTGAAAAAACAAAGCATCTCCTGGGTTTATAAATATGTGGCGCATCACTATTTTACCCGAAAAAATATCACTTTTACTCAATTGCAATTAGTGGCAAAAAATTTGATGAAAGCCGTTCTTTTTTATCCCCCTCATTTTGGGGATGAGTACACTCAGTATATGGCAAAAGGAATTATGGACCGCTTTATAGAAAAACTCCAAAAACGACTCGGTTTTCTCAAACCGGCTAAATTTTAAGGGACCCTACTCCTTCCATTTTTTACTAAACCCACTGTAACTTTTGAATTCAATTTAAAAACTATGTCAACAATTTCCATCATCCTCCCTGCCTACAATGCCGAACAAACCCTCATCGAAACCATAGAGTCTGTTCAAACTCAAACCTATTCCGATTGGGAACTTATCGCCATTGATGATGGTTCGACTGATAATACCCTCAACCTCCTCAAGGAAATTCAAGACCCCCGGATTCAAGTCTTTTCCTATCCCAACGGGGGAGTTTCTATGGCTCGAAATCGGGGTATTACTCATGCAACGGGAGAGTATATTGCTTTTCTGGATGCCGATGATTTATGGACCGAGGATAAATTAGAGCTACAATTAGCCGCCTTAAAAAACAATCCCCAGGCTGGAGTTGCGTATAGTTGGGTGGTGTATTTTAACCCGGAACGAAACCAGCGATATCCGAGTATTCCCCTCCATTTTGAAGGGAATGTTTATGCGGATTTATTACTCACTAATTTTTTGGCAAATGGTTCCAATCCCTTAATTACCCGAGAAGCGATCGCCTCGGTGGGAGAGTTTGATTCCGCCTTCCCCCACTGTGCCGACTGGGACTATTATCTCCGTCTCGCTGATGAATGGCCGTTTGTGGTGGTTCCCAAACATCAAGTTTTCTATCGCCAATCTTCTGGGTCAATGTCTTCCAAAGTGGATGATATCGAACACCAACTTTTGAAGATGTTTGACAAACATTTTACCACAATTTCTCCTGTGGAATATCATCGCCTACAACCTCAAAGTT from Laspinema palackyanum D2c includes these protein-coding regions:
- a CDS encoding lipopolysaccharide biosynthesis protein yields the protein MISKKIKSIFSGEYIRNVGWLGGAELCNRVFRLATTVTLARTFSTEDYGLMAIVYSVVELANVFTLRQGIGAKIIQADRQDIQVISNTSYWLNWMLCIFIFFAQAIGAFVISKLYHNDRLILPVTTAGIIYLMMPLYLIHSALIQRQNRLKIIALCNGIQSFLSNIITVTLALMGFGIWAIVWPMVLTTPVWIIISWKYQSWRPPTSFKLTQWQEITTFGGNLLGIELLGRVRGSLDYLIIGHFLGIDALGLYYFAFNAGLGISLNVINAFNSALFPYFCQVQTQLAQLKHRFWSSLKKTYLVITPLILLQASLAPFYVPIIFGEQWKPAIPILILICLSALPLSLAISCFYLLNATGRPHISLYWNIGFTLLFALFILVAVQGGIVWVAVAVLLYQFVTVPPFMMWCLNYVFKNQVKASNSPS
- a CDS encoding glycosyltransferase family 2 protein, which encodes MPIISIIIPAYNAETTILETLNSVQNQTFLDWEAIVIDDGSTDCTRQIVNGMNDPRIQVFSYPNAGVAMARNQGLMKATGDYIAFLDADDLWIPDKLELQLRALQDHPEAGVAYSWNYYQYENPSDSYADISQRFEGNVYADLLIKNFLQNGSNPLVRKEAIASVGLFDPTIKSCEDWDYYLRLARNWPFVLVPKVQVIYRQSSDSVSSNIEVMEDYLLLLINRTFESVPQELKPLKKQSISWVYKYVAHHYFTRKNITFTQLQLVAKNLMKAVLFYPPHFGDEYTQYMAKGIMDRFIEKLQKRLGFLKPAKF
- a CDS encoding glycosyltransferase family 2 protein codes for the protein MSTISIILPAYNAEQTLIETIESVQTQTYSDWELIAIDDGSTDNTLNLLKEIQDPRIQVFSYPNGGVSMARNRGITHATGEYIAFLDADDLWTEDKLELQLAALKNNPQAGVAYSWVVYFNPERNQRYPSIPLHFEGNVYADLLLTNFLANGSNPLITREAIASVGEFDSAFPHCADWDYYLRLADEWPFVVVPKHQVFYRQSSGSMSSKVDDIEHQLLKMFDKHFTTISPVEYHRLQPQSLASVYQYCAHKYLEYERDRTDVDQAVQKLTKAIRLHPPVFFNDYNRSLVRWLVKRWIVTRISPRPKPSILS